The Mesotoga sp. UBA6090 region ACTCAATAGTCGCGCTTCCAGCCTTTACCTTTATATTTGTACTAACTGTCTCCTCTCTGCTCAACAAAAGGAAAAGAAGCAGGATTCTTGTCCTGAAGTTGCTCCTGCTTGTCTTGATCTCGATACTTCCCTTCCTCAATCTTCTTAACGAGCAGCCAGAGATAGCTATGGACAGCTTCGAGGGATTTTATGACTCCGTGTATTATACGACTCTGAAGAACGATGTGTTTCTAGCTCCGGAATCGATGATTAGGCTGCAGACAAGAGATCTGAACTCTCTTGTTTCAAGTGAGCTGAACACTCTCAAAAGAATTCTGAGAGTGGTAATTCCAAATAAGATGAATTCGTTCTCCACAGCTGCCGGAATGAGTTTTAGCGTCGATAGCAATGGAAGACTTAGAGTTGCGGCTCCTGCCTTCAGCGAGTATTTCTCCATAGAGAATCAAACCACCTATATTTCCGAGCTTCAGGGTCTCACAAAGGACATCGATAGCTTCATAAGGGATAGCAATAGAAATAGCAGGAGCTATTCAACCTCGGTATCAACTCTGATCGCCACAGCAGAAAGGATCGTCACTTACGCTGGACAGAAGATGAGGGAGGATTTCACCAATTCGCTCGAAACGGAGCTTGGATCTAAACCCGAACTGGCAATTGCTCTTAATGACTATCACGAAGAGATTGATCCCCTTCTCGAAAACAATCCCTCTCCAGTACCTGTTAAAGTCTATAGAGTTCGTGAATTTGCTGCACTCATAGTCGCTCTCCTGTTGCTTGCAATTACCTTATTCGTTGTCAGGAGACCAATAATCTCCTACATTAACCTGGCAGTAATCGTCGTCTATTTCTTCTTGGTTTTGCCAGGAATCAGCAGCTTGAATCTCTTTGTTCAAGGCGGGTCTCCAATCCTAAGAGTGACCATTAACCCCTCAATAAACGTTTTGTTTTTGATTGTTTTTGCGGGTATAATTGTTTTATCAGTTCTATGGATCTTACTATCTCATAAGAAAGGGAGTGTTGGTAAATGAAACTAAGATTATTGCTGGTGTTCTCACTGATTCTCATGATTGCCCTCCCAGTAATGGCAATGAAGGTAATCATGGTTACTGACGTCGGCGGACTTGGAGACAAGTCTTTTAACGACGGAACATGGGAAGGAATTGTCAAGGCTTCTGATTTCCTTGGATTGGAAAGGGAAGTAGTTCAATCCAAAGAGCAGGCCGACTACATACCGAATCTATCCAACGCCGCAAAGGAAGCAGACATCATTTTCGGAGTCGGTTTCATGATGGCCGATGCGCTTTACAAGGTTGCTCCTCAGTTTCCAGACACCTACTTCATCGGTATCGACATCGATCCGATCGAGAATATGCCAAACAACGTGGCAACATATCTATTCAAAGAACAAGAAGGGGCTTTCCTAGTAGGCTATGTAGTAGCCGCTATGACTAAGACAAACATGGTAGGGTTCGTTGGAGGTCTCCCAATTCCTCCGGTCGAAAGATTCCGCTACGGCTATGAGGCCGGGATCAGGGTTTACGAAGAGCTTCACGGAAAGACCATAAGCATGCTTCAGGGATACACTATGGACTTCAACGATCCAAAGAAGGGTAAGGATCTCGCTCTCGCCCAGTTCGCAGAAGGAGCTGACATTGTCTTCCACGCGGCAGGTGCATGTGGAAACGGAGTAATTGAAGCCGCTGCTGAAAAGGGCGAAGGCTTCTTTGCAGTAGGAGTTGACGTTGATCAGGACTATATGGCTCCTGGAAGAGTTCTTACCAGTTCAGTAAAGAGAGTCGACATGGCTTCTTATCAGGCCGTAATGAGCATTGCCCTCGGTACTTTCGAATCCGGCACGAAGACCCTCGGTATTAAGGACGAAGGTGTTGGAATCAGCCCTATGACTTATACTAAGGATGTTGTAGGACCAGTTATCCTTTCCGAAGTTGAATTCCTAAGAGGTCTTCTTAAGTCTGGAGCATTTATTGTTCCAGATACACAGGAAAAGCTGGATGCATTCGTTGTCCCAGAAATAACCCTTCCGTAATGGAAGCTCTTCACACAATCGTGTGATATCAAAGATCGGGAGAGTAAACTCTCCCGATCTTTCGTATCATGTACGATGGAGGTGAGCGTATGAAAGAAAACAACGTTGAAAACCTCGATCTCTCCGGCATTGCAGTTGCAAT contains the following coding sequences:
- a CDS encoding BMP family lipoprotein translates to MKLRLLLVFSLILMIALPVMAMKVIMVTDVGGLGDKSFNDGTWEGIVKASDFLGLEREVVQSKEQADYIPNLSNAAKEADIIFGVGFMMADALYKVAPQFPDTYFIGIDIDPIENMPNNVATYLFKEQEGAFLVGYVVAAMTKTNMVGFVGGLPIPPVERFRYGYEAGIRVYEELHGKTISMLQGYTMDFNDPKKGKDLALAQFAEGADIVFHAAGACGNGVIEAAAEKGEGFFAVGVDVDQDYMAPGRVLTSSVKRVDMASYQAVMSIALGTFESGTKTLGIKDEGVGISPMTYTKDVVGPVILSEVEFLRGLLKSGAFIVPDTQEKLDAFVVPEITLP